The Thiobacillus sp. genome contains the following window.
CCGGGGGGCACTCCGCGAAGTTCTGCAAGCCGAACTGGACCGCCTGGAACCCGCTTCCGCCGACGCCAGCTTCCGCCGCTACTTCCGCGCCTTCAGCGACCATGGCAGCCACATCGTCATGGATGCCCCCCCCACCCACGAAGACTGCCGCTCCTGGCTCCACGTGGGCCGCCTGTTCCGGTCCGCGGGGGCCAATACCCCGGAGATCCTGGCGGAAAACCTGGGGGATGGTTTCCTGCTGATCTCCGACCTGGGCAGCACCACCTATCTTTCAGCGCTCGGCGAAGACAATGCCGACGAGCTCTACCGTGACGCCAACGCCGCCCTGGTGAAGATCCAACTGGCCAGCCGGGAGGGCGAACTGCCCCCCTACGACCATGCCCTGCTGCGCCGGGAACTGGACCTGTTCCCGGACTGGTTCCTGGCCCGGCATCTGCAGGTGCAACTCGACGATGAGCAACGCCAGACCCTGGAGGACGCCTTCCAGCGCATCCTGGCCAACAACCTGGCCCAGGCCCGGGTCTACGTGCACCGGGACTGGCATTCCCGCAACCTGATGCTGACGCCAGGGGAGAACCCGGGCGTGATCGACTTCCAGGACGCGGTCCACGGCCCCATCACCTACGACCTGGTATCCGTCTACAAGGACGCCTACATACGCTGGGACGAGGAACGGGTGCTGGACTGGACCGTGCGCTACTGGGAGGCGGCCCGCAAGGCCCGCCTGCCGGTGCAGGCCGATTTCGGCGAGTTCTACCGGGATTTCGAGTGGATGGGCGTGCAGCGCCATATCAAGGTGCTGGGCATTTTTGCCCGCCTCTGCCACCGGGACGGCAAGCACGGCTATCTCAAGGACATGCCCCTGGTGATGGACTACCTGCGCCGGGCCTGCCAGCGCTACAACGGCCTGGGGGACTTCCTGCGCCTGCTGGACCAGATCGAAGGCAAGGCCGCCGAAGTGGGCTACACCTTCTGATGACCCGCCCTTCCCCCATTCCCCATCCCCCATCCCGCTTCAGGGCCATGATCCTGGCCGCCGGCCTGGGGGAACGCATGCGCCCCCTCACGGACCACACCCCCAAGCCCCTCCTCGTGGCCGGCGGAAAACCCCTCATCGTCTGGCAGATGGAGCGGCTGAAAGCGGCGGGATTCAGGGCACTGGTCATCAACCACGCACACCTGGGGCAGCAGATCGAAGATTTCCTGGGCGACGGACACCGTTGGGGCGTGGACATCGCCTGGTCGCGGGAACCAGAGCCCCTGGAGACCGCCGGCGGCATCGCCACCGCCCAGGCCCTCCTGGGCAACGCCCCCTTTGTCGTCACCAACGGCGACGTCTATGTCGACTACGACTACGCCCGTCTGGCCAGCATACTGGCGGAGATGGCCCGCAACCCCGCCCATCTGGCCCATCTTGTCCTGGTGGACAACCCGCCCCACCACCCCCAGGGCGACTTCGTGCTGGCAGACGGCAAGGTAGCCGTGCCGCCCACCCACGCCATCGGCCGCCTCACCTTCTCCGGCATCGGCTGCTATCGCCCGGAACTGTTCACCGGCATCGCGCCTCTCACCAGGGCCAAGCTCGCCCCCCTGCTGCAGGCCGCCATGGTCCGGGGCCAGGTTACGGGCGAGCATTTCACCGGCCGCTGGGAGGACGTGGGCACGCCCCAGCGCCTATCCGCTCTCGACGAGGAACTGAAGCGTGCAGCCTGACATCGGCATCCACCGGGCCCGCCGCGCCCGCCTGCTGGAGACCCTGGGGGAAGGGGTTCTCATCCTGGCCACGGCAACCGAGACCATCCGCAACCGGGATGCCCACTACCCCTACCGTTTCGACAGCCATTTCTATTACCTCACCGCCTTCCCGGAGCCGGAGGCGGTGGTGGTGCTGATCGCAAGCCGACGCCCCAAGCAGATTTTGTTCTGCCGTGAAAAGAATGAGGAGCGGGAGATCTGGGACGGTTACCGCCAGGGCCCGAAAGGCGCCAGGGAGGCCTTCGGCTTCGATGCCGCCTACCCCTACGCCGAATTGGACAAGCGCCTGCCCAAGCTGCTGGAGAACCAGCCCCGCCTGGCCTATGCCTTCGGCGCCGATCCCGCCTGGGACGCCCGGGTCATGGGCTGGATCAACGCCGTGCGGGGCCGCGCCCGGGCCGGGGTCAGCGCCCCGGCCACCCTCACCGATGCCCATACCCTGGTGGACGCCATGCGCCTGGTGAAGGACCACCACGAGATCGGCCTCATGCAGCGGGCCGCGGACATCTCCGTGAAGGCCCATGTCGCCGCCATGCGGACCTGCAAGCCAGGCAAGGGGGAATGGGAGATCGAGGCGGAACTGCTGCACACCTTCCGCCGCCACGGCTGCCAGGCCCCTGCCTATACCTCCATCGTGGCGGGGGGCGCCAACGCCTGCGTGCTGCACTACGTCAGCAACGACCAGACCCTTAAGGACGGGGACCTGTTGCTCATCGACGCCGCCGGGGAATACCACGGCTACGCTGCGGACATCACCCGTACCTTTCCCGTGAACGGCCGCTTCAGCGCCCCCCAGAGGGATGTCTACGAGATCGTCCTCTCGGCCCAGCTGGCGGCCATCGCCTCGGTAAGGCCCGGCAACACCTTCAATTCTCCCCATGAGGCGGCCCTGAAGGTCCTCACCCAGGGCATGGTGGATCTGGCGCTGCTCCAGGGCGAGGTGGACGGCCTCATGGAATCCGAGGCCTACAAGCGCTTCTACATGCACCGCACGGGCCACTGGCTGGGCCTGGACGTGCATGACGCGGGCGAATACAAGCAGGCAGGTCAGTGGCGTACCCTGGAGCCGGGCATGGCCCTCACCGTTGAACCTGGCTTCTATATCCGCCCCGCCGACGACGTGCCCGAGCATTTCCATAACATCGGCATCCGCATCGAGGACGACGTGGTGGTCACTGACCGGGGCTGCAACGTGCTCACTGCCGCCGCCCCCAAGACGATCAAGGATATCGAGGAGGCCATGCATGCCCGCTGACGTCCACTTCTGGCCTCGCTCATCATTGCCCACTCATGCGGATGTCGCCATCGTGGGCGGCGGCCCCGTGGGCGCAGCCCTGGCCGCGGGTCTGGAGGGCTGCGGCCTGGAAGTGGTGGTGCTGGAGGCCCGGACCAGCCTGGTAGCCCCGGACCCCCGGGCCATCGCCCTGTCCGAGGGCAGCCACCTGATCCTGCAGCGCCTGGGTGTATGGGAAGCCCTGGCGGAGCGGGCGACCCCCATCGAGACCATTCATGTTTCCCAGCGGGGCGGCTTCGGCCGGGCTCAACTCGAGGCCACTGACATGGGCGTACCCGCCCTGGGCTATGTGGCGGAATACGGCGACCTCTATGCCTCCTTGTCCGGTCGCATGACCACTTCGGGAGCCCGGGTCCTCACCGGCGCCCGGGTCACCCGGGCTGGCGCCACCGCCGCCTATGGCATGGTGGCCTACGAGCGGGACGGGAGCGAGCACCTGCTCACCGCCAACCTGGTGGTGCTGTCCGAAGGGGGCAAGGCCCTGCCCCCCGACCTGCGCCAGGACAAGGACTACGGCCAGTCCGCCGTGGTTTGC
Protein-coding sequences here:
- a CDS encoding aminopeptidase P N-terminal domain-containing protein, translated to MQPDIGIHRARRARLLETLGEGVLILATATETIRNRDAHYPYRFDSHFYYLTAFPEPEAVVVLIASRRPKQILFCREKNEEREIWDGYRQGPKGAREAFGFDAAYPYAELDKRLPKLLENQPRLAYAFGADPAWDARVMGWINAVRGRARAGVSAPATLTDAHTLVDAMRLVKDHHEIGLMQRAADISVKAHVAAMRTCKPGKGEWEIEAELLHTFRRHGCQAPAYTSIVAGGANACVLHYVSNDQTLKDGDLLLIDAAGEYHGYAADITRTFPVNGRFSAPQRDVYEIVLSAQLAAIASVRPGNTFNSPHEAALKVLTQGMVDLALLQGEVDGLMESEAYKRFYMHRTGHWLGLDVHDAGEYKQAGQWRTLEPGMALTVEPGFYIRPADDVPEHFHNIGIRIEDDVVVTDRGCNVLTAAAPKTIKDIEEAMHAR
- a CDS encoding nucleotidyltransferase family protein; the encoded protein is MILAAGLGERMRPLTDHTPKPLLVAGGKPLIVWQMERLKAAGFRALVINHAHLGQQIEDFLGDGHRWGVDIAWSREPEPLETAGGIATAQALLGNAPFVVTNGDVYVDYDYARLASILAEMARNPAHLAHLVLVDNPPHHPQGDFVLADGKVAVPPTHAIGRLTFSGIGCYRPELFTGIAPLTRAKLAPLLQAAMVRGQVTGEHFTGRWEDVGTPQRLSALDEELKRAA
- a CDS encoding phosphotransferase, giving the protein MDRLQRLTNWTRGALREVLQAELDRLEPASADASFRRYFRAFSDHGSHIVMDAPPTHEDCRSWLHVGRLFRSAGANTPEILAENLGDGFLLISDLGSTTYLSALGEDNADELYRDANAALVKIQLASREGELPPYDHALLRRELDLFPDWFLARHLQVQLDDEQRQTLEDAFQRILANNLAQARVYVHRDWHSRNLMLTPGENPGVIDFQDAVHGPITYDLVSVYKDAYIRWDEERVLDWTVRYWEAARKARLPVQADFGEFYRDFEWMGVQRHIKVLGIFARLCHRDGKHGYLKDMPLVMDYLRRACQRYNGLGDFLRLLDQIEGKAAEVGYTF